In Leishmania donovani BPK282A1 complete genome, chromosome 35, the following are encoded in one genomic region:
- a CDS encoding folate/biopterin transporter, putative encodes MPPKEVEHGSASTELLNQYAKYFPHVLFTSHEALEKHAATLDPEAYKNCVDLPEGEEPPESNPREHMYVLTTLVGRNPTTAAFVATRGSDPSEKVVAKFVMLNDDRQATYARSELHCLAACKHFGIVKHFDDFKSDDKLLLIMEYGSGGDLNKQIKQRLKEHLPFQEYEVGLLFYQIVLALDEVHSRRMMHRDLKSANIFLMPTGIIKLGDFGFSKQYSDSVSLDVASSFCGTPYYLAPELWERKRYSKKADMWSLGVILYELLTLHRPFKGPSQREIMQQVLYGKYDPFPCPVSSSMQALLDPLLSKNPNERPTTQQLLHTEFLKYVANLFQDIVRHSETISPSDRTEILRQLQESGERAPLPSSICYGVMTSQVTHGGYLYKYGSDYRWKKRYFYIGDGQLRISLSENPENDGVAPKSVNLETVGDVFPVPEVYSQKHPNQLVLWFNNGQKIIAYANTMEDRDMWISKFHRACGM; translated from the coding sequence ATGCCGCCGAAGGAAGTCGAGCATGGCAGCGCAtcgacggagctgctgaaccAGTACGCCAAGTACTTCCCACATGTCCTCTTCACCAGCCATGAAGCCTTAGAGAAGCATGCCGCGACCCTCGATCCTGAGGCGTACAAGAACTGCGTAGATCTGCCGGAAGGCGAGGAGCCGCCAGAGTCGAACCCGCGGGAGCACATGTATGTGCTGACGACGCTGGTGGGCCGCAACccgaccaccgccgcctttgTGGCCACGCGCGGCTCGGACCCGTCGGAGAAGGTTGTGGCCAAGTTTGTCATGCTGAACGATGACCGGCAGGCCACGTACGCCCGAAGTGAGCTGCACTGCCTTGCCGCGTGCAAGCACTTTGGCATTGTAAAGCACTTCGACGACTTCAAGTCCGACGACAAGCTGTTGCTTATTATGGagtacggcagcggcggcgacctcAACAAGCAGATCAAGCAGCGCCTGAAGGAGCACCTGCCGTTTCAGGAATACGAGGTCGGGCTTCTATTCTACCAGATTGTGCTGGCCTTGGACGAGGTGCACAGTCGCCGCATGATGCACCGTGATTTGAAAAGTGCCAACATCTTCCTCATGCCCACCGGCATCATCAAACTCGGCGACTTCGGCTTCTCCAAGCAGTACAGTGACTCCGTCTCGCTCGATGTGGCGTCGTCGTTCTGCGGTACCCCGTACTACCTTGCCCCGGAGCTGTGGGAGCGCAAGCGGTACAGCAAGAAGGCCGATATGTGGTCCCTCGGTGTCATTCTGTATGAACTGCTCACCCTGCACCGTCCCTTCAAGGGGCCGTCGCAGCGCGAGATTATGCAGCAGGTGCTCTACGGCAAGTACGACCCGTTTCCGTGCCCTGTGTCGAGCAGCATGCAAGCGTTGCTGGACCCGCTGCTGTCAAAGAACCCGAACGAGCGGCCGACCACGCAGCAATTGCTGCACACGGAATTCCTCAAATACGTGGCAAACCTGTTCCAGGATATTGTGCGTCACTCCGAAACCATCTCGCCTAGCGATAGGACAGAGATTCtgaggcagctgcaggagagcggcgagcgagccccgttgccgtcgtcgatCTGCTATGGCGTAATGACCTCACAGGTGACCCACGGCGGGTATCTGTACAAGTACGGCTCTGACTACCGCTGGAAGAAGCGTTACTTCTACATTGGTGACGGCCAGCTGCGCATCTCGCTGAGCGAGAACCCCGAGAATGACGGCGTGGCCCCCAAGTCCGTTAACCTGGAGACGGTGGGTGACGTCTTCCCTGTACCTGAGGTGTACTCGCAGAAGCACCCGAACCAGCTGGTGCTGTGGTTCAACAACGGCCAGAAGATCATCGCGTACGCCAACACGATGGAGGACAGAGACATGTGGATCTCAAAGTTTCACCGCGCATGCGGTATGTAA
- a CDS encoding biopterin transporter, putative → MPPAPESPPPQVAKYVHPVSARVLRAAPFLGCIPVFSIAIRSFHPKVVLAICMQRLFEKGLANGLMRLSMQPMLTGRYGLTGAMYQRLSTLYTLGWALNAFITVMADTFALFGYTKRWYCVVSAVGGGAFALLYGLLPAKESSAKPAAAFMFLAALFMSNIDVFAVALYSERIRQRPAAGPALVSWMWGTALIGIMISSVIQGPLSDNGLTHLGVYITAAILLLSGLLFVFNLFEERRNRAARLEDAMIEFLQNTKSASTDSTAGSLPSPHKPDGHLTIDSRVEEEGDDDDHDEQKAAAMDAQGFVRPRMDTYLCGAVEMNRDVLLRNWRMALFCLILTLGVIANALVNILGTRWDIMYVCIVVAVVVCVSSFFTLPLAIAKAVVFMYFNAILYLNLPGVLNTFYVAKPLCLPDGPHFSYTFYNVMNGILGNIAGIGGTMVFTHLFPHHSYRFVMGLSAVLLPAASMFDLLILKRWNLVIGIPDHAMYILGDAIIYEVCDMLLNMPMMMLMCRIAPRGSESMVFALLASIYHLGTSTSSAIGYLLMETIWPVVTQGTCDYSNAPWLVITGHIVAPVFILPLAYVLLPSARISDHIDHTGRKVMEAALPETRTEAAEEPIATTMKRDS, encoded by the coding sequence atgccgccagcgccggaatcgccgccaccgcaggtGGCCAAGTACGTTCATCCTGTTTCCgctcgcgtgctgcgcgccgcgccgttcCTCGGCTGCATCCCTGTCTTCAGCATTGCGATCAGGTCATTCCACCCCAAGGTTGTGCTCGCCATTTGCATGCAGCGCCTATTTGAGAAGGGCCTCGCCAATGGGCTGATGCGACTGTCGATGCAACCGATGCTGACGGGACGCTACGGGCTCACCGGCGCCATGTACCAGCGCCTGTCCACCCTCTACACCCTGGGCTGGGCCCTCAACGCATTCATCACGGTGATGGCGGACACGTTCGCGCTGTTCGGGTACACGAAACGGTGGTACTGcgtggtgtcggcggtgggcggcggtgcgtTCGCGCTGCTGTAcgggctgctgccggcgaagGAGTCGAGCGCGaagcctgctgctgccttcaTGTTCCTGGCGGCACTGTTCATGAGCAATATCGACGTCTTCGCTGTTGCCTTGTACAGCGAGCGGATCCGCCAGCGTCCAGCTGCCGGGCCAGCGCTGGTGAGCTGGATGTGGGGCACGGCGCTCATCGGTATTATGATCTCCAGCGTTATTCAGGGTCCTCTCTCCGACAATGGGCTGACGCACCTTGGCGTGTACATCACAGCCGCCATCCTGCTGCTGTCAGGTCTACTGTTCGTGTTCAACCTTTTCGAAGAGCGGCGCAaccgcgctgcacgcctgGAGGACGCCATGATCGAGTTCCTTCAGAACACCAAGAGCGCAAGCACCGACAGCACAGCCggctcgctgccgtcgccacaTAAGCCGGATGGGCATCTCACCATTGATAGtcgcgtggaggaggagggcgacgacgacgaccacgACGAGCAGAAGGCGGCCGCGATGGATGCGCAGGGCTTTGTGCGGCCGCGCATGGACACGTACCTGTGCGGTGCCGTGGAGATGAACCGGGACGTCCTTCTGCGAAACTGGCGAATGGCGTTATTCTGCCTGATTCTCACCCTCGGCGTGATCGCTAACGCCCTCGTGAACATTCTTGGCACGCGGTGGGACATTATGTATGTCTGCAtcgtcgtggcggtggtggtgtgcgtcAGCTCCTTCTTCACGTTGCCGCTGGCCATTGCAAAAGCGGTTGTGTTCATGTATTTCAACGCGATCCTCTACCTGAACCTGCCCGGCGTGCTGAATACTTTTTACGTCGCGAAGCCGCTATGTCTCCCCGATGGGCCGCACTTCTCGTACACGTTCTACAACGTCATGAATGGCATTCTGGGTAACATCGCAGGCATCGGTGGTACCATGGTGTTCACACATCTGTTTCCTCACCACAGCTACCGGTTTGTCATGGGCCTCTCCGCTGTTCTGCTGCCGGCAGCCTCTATGTTCGACCTCCTCATTTTGAAGCGCTGGAACCTGGTCATCGGCATCCCTGACCACGCCATGTACATTTTGGGGGACGCCATCATCTACGAAGTGTGCGATATGCTCCTGAACATGCCCATGATGATGCTCATGTGCCGCATCGCGCCGCGCGGGTCGGAGTCGATGGTGTTTGCGCTGCTCGCGAGCATTTACCACCTCGGCACCTCGACTTCGTCAGCGATAGGCTACCTGCTGATGGAAACGATTTGGCCGGTTGTCACGCAGGGCACGTGTGACTACAGCAACGCGCCGTGGCTGGTGATCACTGGCCACATTGTTGCACCCGTTTTCATCTTACCATTGGCCTACGTCCTCCTCCCATCAGCGCGCATCAGTGACCACATTGACCACACGGGCCGGAAGGTGATGGAGGCCGCACTCCCGGAGACGCGCACTGAGGCGGCAGAAGAGCCGATCGCCACTACAATGAAGCGGGACAGCTAG